One window from the genome of Xiphophorus hellerii strain 12219 chromosome 16, Xiphophorus_hellerii-4.1, whole genome shotgun sequence encodes:
- the fam117aa gene encoding protein FAM117A isoform X2, producing the protein MNVQNQQLRGVDQAAAGRRSKVNVKKSTPCCWTEETRGRRSAGGHKRSASWGSAEHLKEVAKVRHHLQKRSRNAPPSAGYELPHGTLPAGQAAGVTQTVPMMPLNRLAPRLRRSVEGLSLELEEVFVSEKPDDEHEILDIPDGHRAPVPAQRCSSGSQSEPSPSLPSPSLSPCPLDSSLPSGSPCHLDASRLSPSPPPCPMLDPEPEGLCSSSSASLPSFALEAPLQQPCSSSPRPNKTYAFQRVPPEGCERIRVCEEAMSACPDEQLLQPSCPDPNKVNFTPHGGSAFCPVSLLKPLLPSMDLLFRSLSVSPVTGCSGQASPTRHLGMQ; encoded by the exons ATGAAcgtccagaaccagcagctcagAGGGGTCGACCAGGCTGCAGCTGGCAGGCGATCAAAAGTGAATGTGAAGAAATCG actCCGTGTTGCTGGACAGAGGAGACCCGGGGAAGGAGGAGCGCGGGTGGGCACAAGCGCTCAGCGTCTTGGGGAAGTGCAGAGCACCTGAAGGAG GTGGCCAAAGTGAGGCACCATCTGCAAAAACGCTCCAGGAACGCTCCTCCCTCTGCAGGATATGAGCTCCCCCACGGCACGCTGCCGGCAGGACAGGCGGCAGGCGTCACTCAG ACAGTTCCCATGATGCCTCTGAACAGGCTTGCACCGCGGCTGAGACGGAGCGTTGAGGGTCTCAGCTTGGAGCTGGAGGAAGTGTTTGTGTCTGAGAAACCAGACGATGAGCATGAG ATCTTGGATATCCCAGACGGCCACAGAGCTCCTGTCCCGGCTCAGAGATGCAGCAGCGGCTCTCAGAGCGAACCCTCCCCATCCCTCCCGTCTCCCTCCCTGTCTCCATGTCCGCTCGACTCGTCACTCCCATCCGGTTCCCCATGCCACCTGGACGCATCACGATTGTCCCCCTCCCCGCCGCCGTGCCCCATGTTGGACCCAG AGCCTGAAGGATTgtgctcctcttcatcagcgTCGCTTCCTTCGTTCGCACTGGAAGCTCCTCTTCAGCAGCCCTGCTCATCTTCGCCCCGTCCAAACAAAACCTACGCCTTCCAGCGCGTCCCGCCAGAAGGCTGCGAGCGAATTCGAGTTTGTGAGGAAGCAAT GTCTGCCTGTCCAGATGAGCAGCTCCTCCAGCCCTCCTGCCCGGACCCTAATAAAGTCAACTTTACCCCCCATGGAGGCTCCGCTTTCTGCCCGGTCAGCCTCCTGAAGCCCCTGCTGCCCTCCATGGACCTCCTGTTTCGCAGCCTGTCCGTGTCGCCCGTCACTGGCTGCTCGGGTCAGGCCTCCCCCACCAGGCACCTGGGCATGCAGTAG